The Syntrophotalea acetylenivorans genome contains the following window.
CATTCTGACCAAGAAGTCGACCAAAAGAAAGCGCGATTTGCGTCAAGCCACTTTGGTGGCCAAGGCAGACGCTAGCAATATTGCCCGCCTTATCCCTTACAAGTAGACGGGATCATACGGGCTTGGCTTAAGACCGAGAACTGAGGGGACAGGTCTCCCCCTTCAGATCCGGCAGCGGTAATACCGCCATATCCAAGAACAACGAAGGAGTAATTCATGCCAAGAGTAAAAAGAGGTTTCAAAGCGAGACGTAGAAGAAACAAGGTTCTTAAGCTTGCCAAAGGTTATCGCGGCGCACGGGGTAAACTGTTTCGCAGTGCCACCGAAGCTGTCGATCGCGGATTGAAATACGCTTTTCGCGACCGTAAGGTCAAAAAGCGGGATTTCCGTGCCCTGTGGATTTCGCGTATTAATGCGGCTTCCCGGGAAAATGGTCTGACTTACAGTCGACTCGTATACGGGTTGAAAAAAGCCGAAGTAGGCATTGACCGTAAGATTCTGGCTCAGCTTGCCGTCTGTGACCCGGCTGGCTTTACTGCTATCGTTGATAAAGCCAAGGCCCAGATGCAGTAAATAACCAAAAAAAGAGATGAGGGCCTGCCTCATCTCTTTTTTTTTATGGTTAATACAATGGAAGCCGATGGGCTTCCTTTCCTTTTTTACGGACAACGCAATGGGATTGCTATGAAGGAACAACTCGCAGAATTGTTGAAGCAGGGAAGGGCGGCGCTGTTGGCTGCCGAGTCTTTAGATCAGTTACAGGAGGCGCGGGTCGGTCTGCTGGGCAAGAAAGGCTCCATGACCGCTGTTATGAAGGGGATGGGGCGACTTTCTGCGGAGGAACGACCTGTGATTGGGGCCCTGGCCAATTCCGTCAAGGTCGAAATCGAAGATCTGTTCGAAGAGCGGTCCGCTGCCGTACGTGAGCAAGAATTGCAGCAACGCCTGGCCTCTGAACAAATTGACGTCACCCTCCCCGGGCGCACTGCTGCGAGAGGCACCAAGCATCCGATTACCCTGGTTACAGAAGAGATTACGGAGATCTTTTCTTCTCTGGGCTTCGGGGTTGAAGAAGGGCCTGAGGTGGAACAGGACTTCTATAATTTCGAGGCGCTGAATATGCCTAAGGACCACCCTGCCCGCGATATGCAGGATACCTTTTATATCTCTGAAGATGTGGTCCTGCGTACTCACACTTCCCCTGTTCAGATTCGGGCTATGCTTAAGCATGCTCCACCTGTTCGTGTTATAGCGCCGGGGACTGTTTATCGGCGCGACTCCGATCTTACGCATACTCCGATGTTTCACCAAATAGAGGGTTTCCTCGTCGACAGAGATATTACCTTTGGAGACCTTAAGGGGATTCTGACGACCTTTATCTCTCAGTTTTTCGGTAAAGGGATCGGGGTACGTTTTCGACCTTCTTTCTTTCCCTTCACCGAGCCGAGCGCCGAAGTTGACATCCAGTGCGTCATTTGCGGCGGCAGCGGCTGCCGTGTTTGTAAAAAATCGGGCTGGCTGGAGATTTTAGGCAGCGGGATGATCGATCCGGAAGTTTTCAAGTCCGTCAATTATGATTATCAGAAATATAGTGGATTTGCTTTTGGAATGGGCATCGAGCGTATTG
Protein-coding sequences here:
- the rpmI gene encoding 50S ribosomal protein L35, which produces MPKIKTNRGAAKRFRKTGTGKIRRNKAFTSHILTKKSTKRKRDLRQATLVAKADASNIARLIPYK
- the pheS gene encoding phenylalanine--tRNA ligase subunit alpha, coding for MKEQLAELLKQGRAALLAAESLDQLQEARVGLLGKKGSMTAVMKGMGRLSAEERPVIGALANSVKVEIEDLFEERSAAVREQELQQRLASEQIDVTLPGRTAARGTKHPITLVTEEITEIFSSLGFGVEEGPEVEQDFYNFEALNMPKDHPARDMQDTFYISEDVVLRTHTSPVQIRAMLKHAPPVRVIAPGTVYRRDSDLTHTPMFHQIEGFLVDRDITFGDLKGILTTFISQFFGKGIGVRFRPSFFPFTEPSAEVDIQCVICGGSGCRVCKKSGWLEILGSGMIDPEVFKSVNYDYQKYSGFAFGMGIERIAMLKYGVNDLRLFFENDTRFLRQF
- the rplT gene encoding 50S ribosomal protein L20; translation: MPRVKRGFKARRRRNKVLKLAKGYRGARGKLFRSATEAVDRGLKYAFRDRKVKKRDFRALWISRINAASRENGLTYSRLVYGLKKAEVGIDRKILAQLAVCDPAGFTAIVDKAKAQMQ